From Skermanella sp. TT6, a single genomic window includes:
- a CDS encoding 4Fe-4S dicluster domain-containing protein codes for MGVHPRALDYAESFPNGVIPDESELTCGTRIEPGKSYGFFTDTTLCIGCKACEVACKEWNGLPADNLGLTGHSYDNTGDLGANTWRHVAFVEKIGSGDDRARDMAPFQSNWLMMSDVCKHCANAPCLEACPTGSIFRTEFDTVVVQQDICNGCGYCVPACPFGVVELSLADGKAHKCTLCYDRLKGGLEPACSKSCPTDSIQFGEVEELFDRARRRVGSLHEKGATDAYLYGAPDTPGATGGLKHLNAFFLLTDRPEVYNLPAAPTRASDRVRPSFLSGLAAMAGLTLAAAALMSAGRGRDR; via the coding sequence ATGGGCGTCCACCCCCGGGCACTCGATTATGCCGAGTCCTTCCCGAACGGGGTGATCCCGGACGAGTCGGAACTGACCTGCGGCACGCGGATCGAGCCTGGCAAGAGCTACGGCTTCTTCACCGACACGACCCTGTGCATCGGCTGCAAGGCCTGCGAGGTGGCGTGCAAGGAATGGAACGGACTGCCGGCCGACAATCTGGGCCTGACCGGGCACAGCTATGACAACACGGGCGATCTGGGCGCCAACACGTGGCGGCATGTCGCCTTCGTCGAGAAGATCGGCAGCGGTGACGACCGCGCCCGGGATATGGCGCCGTTCCAGAGCAACTGGCTGATGATGAGCGACGTGTGCAAGCACTGCGCCAACGCTCCCTGCCTGGAGGCCTGCCCGACCGGCTCGATCTTCCGGACCGAGTTCGACACCGTGGTGGTCCAGCAGGATATCTGCAACGGCTGCGGCTACTGCGTGCCGGCCTGCCCGTTCGGCGTGGTCGAGCTGAGCCTGGCGGACGGCAAGGCGCACAAATGCACGCTCTGCTACGACCGGCTGAAGGGCGGGCTGGAGCCCGCCTGCTCCAAGTCCTGTCCGACAGACAGCATCCAGTTCGGCGAGGTCGAGGAGCTGTTCGACCGGGCGAGGCGGCGGGTCGGGAGCCTTCATGAGAAGGGCGCCACGGACGCCTATCTCTACGGCGCGCCGGATACGCCGGGGGCTACCGGCGGCCTGAAGCACCTGAACGCCTTCTTTCTGCTGACCGACCGGCCGGAGGTCTACAACCTGCCGGCGGCGCCCACCCGGGCGAGCGACCGGGTCCGGCCCAGCTTCCTGTCGGGCCTCGCCGCCATGGCCGGGCTGACCCTCGCCGCCGCGGCCCTGATGTCGGCCGGACGGGGGCGGGACCGATGA
- the fdh gene encoding formate dehydrogenase: MKRIRSRTISERIGGFVREWSVPRQVAGQSSATKAAESSMSRGLRPRLEEADTVGTNICPYCAVGCAQLMYAKDGRVIHVEGDPRSPINQGTLCPKGAATLGLMTMPDRIDKVLYRAPHSDRWEEKPMDWAMDRIAHLVKRTRDETFVHKLPDGTIVNHTLGLGSLGGATLDNEENYLIKKLFSGGLGMVWIENQARVUHSSSVPSLGATYGRGAATLAQWDLANSDFILVMGSNMAENHPIAFRFVMQAKEKGATIVHADPRFTRTSALCDIHAPLRAGSDIAFLGGIIRYILENDLWFKEYALEYTNIAMIISPDYQDPEQLDGVFSGWDEEKKSYVLDTWQYEGMKVPSSLAEHHATTTESFNDSSKTTSEGPAPHDRTLQHPNCVYRIMKRHYARYTPEMVERVTGCPASTFLKVCEAITRNSGRDRTGAICYAVGWTHHSTGVQMIRGAGIIQALLGNVGRPGGGVLALRGHTSIQGSTDIPTLYDMLPGYLQQPHAYRPHKDLEQFLETEQTPTGWWHNFPKYMVSLLKAWYGDHAAPSNGFGYEWLPKIVGDHSQLPQTLAMRDGVIRGMFFLGQNPAIGGSNSKMVQAGMAELDWMVVRDCAETDTASFWYQGHLVRDGDLKPEDIKTEIFLMPGSLAGEKDGTFTNTHRLLQWHDKVVDGPGDSQSELWFIYHLGLRLKALYADSDKERDLPIRNLTWDYPERGPDRDPSAEAVLKEINGYTWAGRKQLTGINDIKDDGSTACGCWIYCGVFPEEGDNRSRSRRADGPEGPGTHLGWGFAWPENRRTLCNRASADPEGKPWSEKKRLVWWDAEKESWTGDDSIDFPKTKAPGYDPDWSRHPVGMEALDGRSPFIMIADGKASLFAPSGLKDGPLPTHYEPLESPVRNPLYGRQSNPVAKRWEEADNKLAEPGDPRFPHAFTTYRLTEHHSGGTPTRSVPVTAELQPEGFAEIPTELARDLGIGNTDWIVISTLRGEIETRALVTDRLQPFRLAEGRVVHQVGMPWHFGWKGYATGDIANVLTAVVGDPNTSMHENKALVCNVRRGRLMRPGHSGGED, translated from the coding sequence ATGAAACGCATCCGCAGCCGCACGATCTCCGAGCGCATCGGGGGCTTCGTCCGCGAATGGTCCGTTCCGCGCCAGGTCGCGGGCCAGTCCTCCGCCACCAAGGCGGCGGAAAGCTCGATGTCGCGGGGCCTCAGGCCCCGGCTGGAGGAGGCGGACACGGTCGGGACCAACATCTGTCCCTACTGCGCCGTCGGCTGCGCCCAGCTGATGTATGCCAAGGACGGCCGGGTGATCCATGTGGAGGGGGACCCGCGAAGCCCGATCAACCAGGGGACCCTGTGCCCCAAGGGGGCGGCCACCCTGGGCCTCATGACCATGCCCGACCGGATCGACAAGGTCCTGTACCGGGCTCCCCACTCCGACCGGTGGGAGGAGAAGCCGATGGACTGGGCGATGGACCGCATCGCCCATCTGGTCAAGCGGACCCGCGACGAGACCTTCGTCCACAAGTTGCCCGACGGAACCATCGTCAACCATACGCTGGGCCTCGGCTCGCTCGGCGGCGCCACCCTGGACAACGAAGAGAACTACCTGATCAAGAAGCTGTTCTCGGGCGGCCTGGGAATGGTCTGGATCGAGAACCAGGCCCGCGTCTGACACAGTTCGTCGGTGCCCAGTCTGGGTGCCACCTATGGCAGGGGAGCGGCGACGCTCGCCCAGTGGGATCTCGCCAATTCCGACTTCATCCTGGTGATGGGGTCGAACATGGCCGAGAACCATCCGATCGCCTTCCGCTTCGTGATGCAGGCGAAGGAGAAGGGTGCCACGATCGTGCATGCCGACCCGCGCTTCACGCGGACCTCGGCCCTGTGCGACATCCACGCCCCGCTGCGCGCGGGCTCGGACATCGCGTTCCTGGGCGGGATCATCCGCTACATCCTGGAAAACGACCTGTGGTTCAAGGAATACGCCCTTGAATACACGAACATCGCGATGATCATCTCGCCCGACTACCAGGACCCGGAGCAGTTGGACGGCGTGTTCTCCGGCTGGGACGAGGAAAAGAAGAGCTACGTGCTCGACACCTGGCAGTACGAGGGCATGAAGGTGCCGTCGTCGCTGGCCGAGCACCACGCGACCACGACCGAGTCCTTCAACGACAGCTCCAAGACCACGAGCGAGGGACCGGCGCCGCACGACCGCACGCTCCAGCATCCCAACTGCGTCTACCGGATCATGAAGCGGCATTATGCCCGCTACACGCCGGAGATGGTCGAGCGGGTGACCGGCTGCCCGGCCTCCACTTTCCTGAAGGTGTGCGAGGCGATCACCCGGAATTCCGGCCGGGACAGGACCGGGGCGATCTGCTACGCGGTCGGCTGGACCCATCACAGCACCGGCGTCCAGATGATCCGCGGCGCCGGGATCATCCAGGCGCTGCTGGGCAATGTCGGGCGGCCGGGCGGCGGCGTGCTGGCGCTGCGCGGGCACACCAGCATCCAGGGCAGCACCGACATTCCGACCCTGTACGACATGCTGCCCGGCTACCTTCAGCAACCCCACGCCTACCGGCCGCACAAGGACCTGGAGCAGTTCCTGGAGACCGAGCAGACGCCGACCGGCTGGTGGCACAATTTCCCCAAATACATGGTCAGCCTGCTCAAGGCCTGGTACGGCGACCATGCGGCCCCGTCCAACGGCTTCGGGTACGAGTGGCTGCCCAAGATCGTCGGCGACCACAGCCAGCTTCCCCAGACGCTGGCGATGCGCGACGGGGTGATCCGCGGCATGTTCTTCCTGGGCCAGAACCCGGCGATCGGCGGCAGCAATTCCAAGATGGTGCAGGCCGGCATGGCCGAGCTGGACTGGATGGTGGTGCGCGACTGCGCCGAGACCGACACCGCCTCCTTCTGGTACCAGGGCCATCTGGTGCGCGACGGCGACCTGAAGCCGGAGGACATCAAGACCGAGATCTTCCTGATGCCGGGCTCGCTGGCCGGCGAGAAGGACGGCACCTTCACCAACACCCACCGGCTGCTGCAGTGGCACGACAAGGTGGTGGACGGCCCCGGGGACAGCCAGTCTGAGCTGTGGTTCATCTATCACCTGGGCCTGCGCCTGAAGGCGCTGTACGCCGACAGCGACAAGGAGCGGGACCTGCCGATCCGGAACCTGACCTGGGACTATCCGGAGAGGGGACCTGACCGCGACCCGTCCGCCGAGGCCGTGCTGAAGGAGATCAACGGCTATACCTGGGCCGGGCGCAAGCAGCTGACCGGCATCAACGACATCAAGGACGACGGCTCCACCGCCTGCGGCTGCTGGATCTATTGCGGCGTCTTCCCGGAAGAGGGCGACAACCGGTCCCGCTCGCGCCGCGCGGACGGACCGGAGGGACCGGGGACCCACCTGGGCTGGGGCTTCGCCTGGCCGGAGAACCGCCGCACCCTGTGCAACCGGGCCTCGGCCGATCCCGAGGGCAAGCCCTGGTCGGAAAAGAAGCGTCTGGTCTGGTGGGACGCGGAAAAGGAAAGCTGGACCGGCGACGATTCGATCGACTTCCCCAAGACCAAGGCGCCGGGATACGACCCGGACTGGAGCAGGCACCCGGTCGGCATGGAGGCTCTGGACGGCCGCAGCCCCTTCATCATGATCGCCGACGGCAAGGCGTCGCTGTTCGCCCCGTCCGGCCTGAAGGACGGCCCGCTGCCGACCCATTACGAACCCCTGGAAAGCCCGGTCCGCAATCCGCTCTACGGGCGGCAGTCCAATCCGGTCGCCAAGCGCTGGGAGGAGGCCGACAACAAGCTGGCGGAGCCCGGCGATCCGCGCTTCCCCCATGCCTTCACGACATACCGGCTGACCGAGCACCATTCCGGCGGCACGCCGACCCGCTCGGTCCCGGTCACGGCGGAGCTTCAGCCGGAGGGGTTCGCCGAGATCCCGACGGAGCTGGCGCGGGACCTGGGCATCGGGAACACCGACTGGATCGTGATCTCGACGCTGCGCGGCGAGATCGAGACGCGGGCGCTGGTGACCGACCGGCTTCAGCCGTTCCGCCTGGCGGAGGGGCGGGTCGTCCATCAGGTCGGCATGCCCTGGCACTTCGGCTGGAAGGGCTATGCGACCGGCGACATCGCCAACGTGCTGACCGCGGTCGTCGGCGATCCCAACACCAGCATGCACGAGAACAAGGCGCTGGTCTGCAACGTCAGGCGCGGGCGCCTGATGAGACCCGGCCATTCCGGAGGAGAAGACTGA
- the selD gene encoding selenide, water dikinase SelD, which yields MAPVSGAASSNETTAELVLVGGGHSHVQVLKSFGMRPMPGVRLTLVTRDVETPYSGMLPGFIAGHYDHDACHIDLMRLAGFAGARLIHAEAAGLDRANRAVLLSGRPPVRYDVLSLDIGSTPRAHDVPGAAEHATAVKPVDRLAGRWAAVVERVRAADRRLDVVVVGGGAAGVELALSIDHRLGGLMAAEGKAALRPRVVLVTRGRLLANDDARVRDRFDRLLAEREVEVLTDAEVAAVEPGALVCADGRRIAFDEALWAVQAGAAPWLRRTGLTLDERGFVAVDATLRSVDDDRVFAAGDVAAVLEHPREKAGVFAVRQGPPLTGNLRRALSGRPPVPFAPQRNYLKLISTGERYAVASRGGFSAEGRWAWWLKDRIDRRFMAKFQDVPAMTPKPMPGPGAEPRCAGCGAKVPAGALKGALRRLGLDSGADDAAVIEPPPAGRLTVQTVDFLRAFTGDPYLFGRIAANHALGDIHAMGAEPSTALAIACVPPGRPDIVEDDLFQMLRGGLDVLRDAGALLVGGHSAEAAEPALGFTVTGSVEPGRLLRKGGLRPGDRLILTKPLGTGVLLAGAMRGRARARWVAGALAAMDQPSGPAARCLAEHGAGGCTDVTGFGLFGHLVEMMAASRSDIRLDASAVPALDGAAEMLEAGVRSTLHPGNAAAAPHADGAVPDLLFDPQTAGGLLAGVPAGRAEACVAALRSLGYDHAAVIGAVESAAGSEPRIILGNLPPRPSLPNREFRR from the coding sequence GTGGCGCCTGTGAGCGGCGCCGCTTCATCCAATGAAACCACGGCCGAACTGGTGCTGGTCGGCGGCGGCCATTCCCATGTCCAGGTGCTGAAAAGCTTCGGCATGCGCCCGATGCCGGGGGTGCGGCTGACCCTGGTGACCCGGGACGTGGAGACGCCCTATTCCGGCATGCTGCCGGGCTTCATCGCCGGCCATTACGACCATGACGCCTGCCATATCGACCTGATGAGGCTGGCGGGGTTCGCCGGCGCGCGGCTGATCCATGCCGAGGCGGCGGGCCTGGACCGGGCGAACCGCGCCGTGCTGCTGTCCGGCCGGCCGCCGGTGCGCTACGACGTGCTGTCGCTCGACATCGGGTCGACGCCGCGGGCCCACGACGTTCCGGGGGCGGCCGAGCACGCGACCGCGGTCAAGCCGGTGGACAGGCTGGCCGGCCGCTGGGCGGCGGTGGTGGAGCGGGTCCGCGCGGCCGACCGGCGGCTCGACGTGGTGGTGGTCGGCGGCGGGGCGGCGGGCGTGGAACTGGCCCTGTCCATCGACCACCGGCTCGGGGGCCTGATGGCGGCGGAAGGAAAGGCGGCGCTGCGGCCCCGCGTGGTGCTGGTGACGCGGGGCCGGCTGCTGGCCAACGACGACGCGCGGGTCCGCGACCGCTTCGACCGCCTGCTGGCCGAGCGGGAGGTCGAGGTGCTCACCGACGCCGAGGTGGCCGCGGTCGAGCCGGGCGCCCTGGTCTGCGCCGACGGCCGGCGGATCGCGTTCGACGAGGCGCTGTGGGCGGTCCAGGCGGGTGCCGCGCCCTGGCTGCGACGGACGGGGCTGACGCTCGACGAGCGCGGCTTCGTCGCGGTCGACGCGACGCTCCGCTCCGTCGACGACGACCGGGTTTTCGCGGCGGGCGACGTGGCCGCGGTGCTGGAACACCCGCGCGAGAAGGCGGGGGTCTTCGCGGTCCGGCAGGGGCCGCCGCTGACCGGCAACCTGCGCCGGGCGCTGTCCGGCCGGCCGCCGGTGCCCTTCGCGCCGCAGCGGAACTACCTCAAGCTGATCAGCACCGGGGAACGCTACGCCGTCGCCTCGCGCGGGGGCTTCTCGGCGGAGGGGCGCTGGGCCTGGTGGCTGAAGGACCGGATCGACCGGCGGTTCATGGCGAAGTTCCAGGACGTCCCGGCGATGACGCCGAAACCCATGCCGGGACCGGGGGCCGAACCGCGCTGCGCCGGCTGCGGCGCCAAGGTGCCGGCCGGTGCCTTGAAGGGCGCGCTGCGCCGGCTCGGGCTGGACTCCGGCGCCGACGACGCCGCGGTGATCGAGCCGCCACCGGCCGGGCGGCTGACGGTCCAGACCGTCGATTTCCTCCGCGCCTTCACGGGCGACCCCTACCTGTTCGGCCGGATCGCCGCCAACCACGCGCTGGGCGACATCCACGCCATGGGGGCGGAGCCCTCGACCGCTCTGGCGATCGCCTGCGTGCCCCCGGGGCGGCCGGACATCGTCGAGGACGACCTGTTCCAGATGCTGAGGGGCGGTCTGGACGTGCTGCGGGACGCGGGCGCCCTGCTGGTCGGCGGCCACAGCGCGGAAGCGGCGGAGCCGGCATTGGGCTTCACCGTCACCGGCTCGGTCGAGCCGGGACGCCTGCTGCGCAAGGGCGGCCTCCGGCCGGGCGACCGGCTGATCCTGACCAAGCCTCTGGGCACCGGCGTGCTGCTCGCCGGCGCGATGCGGGGCAGGGCGCGGGCGCGCTGGGTGGCGGGGGCGCTCGCGGCGATGGACCAGCCGTCCGGACCGGCCGCGCGCTGCCTGGCGGAGCACGGGGCCGGCGGCTGCACCGACGTGACCGGGTTCGGCCTGTTCGGCCACCTGGTCGAGATGATGGCGGCCTCCCGGAGCGATATCCGCCTCGACGCGTCCGCCGTCCCGGCGCTGGACGGGGCCGCCGAGATGCTGGAGGCCGGCGTCCGCAGCACCCTGCATCCCGGCAACGCCGCGGCCGCCCCGCATGCCGACGGTGCCGTGCCGGACCTGCTGTTCGACCCGCAGACAGCCGGCGGCCTGCTCGCCGGAGTGCCGGCCGGCCGGGCGGAGGCGTGCGTCGCGGCGCTCCGGAGCCTGGGCTACGACCATGCCGCGGTGATCGGCGCCGTCGAATCCGCCGCCGGTTCCGAACCCCGAATCATTCTTGGGAACCTCCCGCCCCGGCCGTCGTTACCAAACCGGGAGTTTCGACGGTGA
- a CDS encoding nucleotide sugar dehydrogenase, whose product MRSDHAISIVGLGYVGLPIAAAFGRNGHRVIGFDIDSRRIAELRRHLDRTGEVTAEALAEAGLELTDDPAALAGATVHIVTVPTPISDAKRPDLGPLLSASRTVGDHLKRGDLVVFESTVFPGATEAECVPILEARSGLAFGRDFAVGYSPERINPGDREHRFETITKVVSASSPEALDRVAALYGGVVRAGIHRAPSIAVAEAAKVIENTQRDLNIALMNELACIFQRLGIDTSDVLEAAGTKWNFLNFTPGLVGGHCIGVDPYYLTHRAEQAGYQPEVILAGRRINDGMGAFIAQETVKRLMREGGGSGLRVTVLGLTFKENVPDIRNTRVVDIVRELESFGVCVALHDPLADPDEARRDYGIELLPLESLPPAGAVILAVPHAGYLEAGWPGIARLLDGGRGLAVDVKSCLDRAATPEGIRLWRL is encoded by the coding sequence ATGCGCAGCGATCACGCCATCTCCATCGTCGGGCTGGGATATGTCGGACTGCCCATCGCGGCGGCCTTCGGCCGGAACGGCCATCGGGTCATCGGATTCGACATCGATTCCCGCCGCATCGCCGAACTGCGCCGGCATCTCGACCGGACCGGGGAGGTCACGGCGGAGGCGCTGGCGGAGGCCGGGCTGGAACTGACCGACGACCCCGCCGCCCTGGCGGGGGCGACCGTCCACATCGTCACGGTGCCGACGCCGATCTCCGACGCGAAACGGCCCGACCTGGGGCCGCTGCTGTCCGCGTCCCGCACCGTCGGGGACCATCTGAAGCGCGGCGACCTCGTGGTCTTCGAATCGACGGTGTTTCCCGGCGCCACCGAGGCGGAATGCGTGCCGATCCTGGAGGCGCGGTCCGGGCTGGCGTTCGGCCGCGATTTCGCGGTGGGCTATTCGCCGGAGCGGATCAATCCCGGCGACCGCGAGCACCGGTTCGAGACGATCACCAAGGTGGTCTCGGCGTCCAGCCCGGAGGCGCTCGACCGGGTCGCGGCCCTGTACGGCGGGGTGGTGCGCGCCGGAATCCACCGGGCGCCCTCGATCGCCGTGGCGGAGGCCGCCAAGGTGATCGAGAACACCCAGCGCGACCTGAACATCGCCCTGATGAACGAGCTGGCCTGCATCTTCCAGCGCCTCGGCATCGACACAAGCGACGTGCTGGAGGCGGCGGGGACCAAGTGGAACTTCCTGAACTTCACCCCCGGCCTGGTCGGCGGCCACTGCATCGGCGTCGATCCCTATTACCTGACGCACCGGGCGGAGCAGGCGGGATACCAGCCGGAAGTGATCCTCGCCGGGCGCAGGATCAACGACGGCATGGGCGCCTTCATCGCGCAGGAGACCGTCAAGCGGCTGATGCGGGAGGGGGGCGGGAGCGGCCTGCGGGTCACCGTCCTGGGCCTGACCTTCAAGGAGAACGTGCCGGACATCCGCAACACCCGCGTCGTCGACATCGTGCGCGAGCTGGAAAGCTTCGGCGTCTGCGTGGCATTGCACGATCCCCTGGCCGACCCGGACGAGGCCCGGCGCGACTACGGCATCGAGCTGCTGCCCCTGGAATCCCTGCCGCCGGCCGGCGCCGTGATCCTGGCCGTCCCGCACGCCGGCTACCTCGAGGCGGGCTGGCCCGGCATCGCCCGGCTGCTCGACGGCGGGCGGGGGCTGGCGGTGGACGTCAAGTCGTGCCTGGACCGGGCCGCGACACCGGAGGGCATCCGGCTGTGGCGCCTGTGA
- a CDS encoding (2Fe-2S)-binding protein — protein sequence MIKLRINGQEKQYDGDGEMPLLWYLRDELGLTGTKFGCGIAACGACTVHLEGEAVRSCQTPVSAAEGMSVTTIEGLDPEGDHPLQKAWRAQAVPQCGYCQTGQIMQAAALLKQTPNPTDEDIDSVMWGNICRCGTYTRIRSAIRAAAKEA from the coding sequence ATGATCAAGCTGCGCATCAACGGGCAGGAAAAGCAGTATGACGGCGATGGGGAGATGCCGCTGCTGTGGTACCTGCGGGACGAGCTGGGGCTGACCGGGACCAAGTTCGGCTGCGGCATCGCGGCATGCGGCGCCTGCACCGTGCATCTGGAAGGCGAGGCCGTCCGGTCCTGCCAGACCCCGGTCAGCGCCGCCGAGGGCATGTCGGTGACGACCATCGAGGGGCTCGACCCCGAGGGAGATCATCCGCTCCAGAAGGCGTGGCGCGCCCAGGCCGTCCCCCAGTGCGGCTATTGCCAGACCGGACAGATCATGCAGGCGGCGGCCCTGCTGAAGCAGACGCCGAACCCCACCGACGAGGATATCGACAGCGTGATGTGGGGCAACATCTGCCGCTGCGGCACCTATACCCGCATCCGCAGCGCGATCCGCGCCGCGGCGAAGGAGGCCTGA
- a CDS encoding xanthine dehydrogenase family protein molybdopterin-binding subunit has protein sequence MAATGLFNFSRRDVLRGIVAGGGLVLAARFMPLGSSVAQTAGAYGAAAMPHGTINDPNAFISIGKDGIVTIVCHRSEMGQGVRTGMPQIVADELEADWAQVRVVNAPGDEERFGNQDTDGSRSTRHFMQPMREAGAAARMMLEATAAKRWGVEPGEVEARNHEIVHKASGRKLGYGELAEEAASLEVPANDQLRLKNPEQFRYIGKAMPLADGFDITVGKARYGFDTWMEGMKYAVVARPPVFGGKVATLDDGAALKVPGVEKIVRIEGTSAPAKFQPLGGVAVIARNTWAAMKGRDALKITWEDGPHGSYDSEAFRKQMEETARKPAKVVRDDGDAEAALGKAAKRVEAEYYIPHLAQAPMEPPAATARIADGKCEVWACVQAPQVTRTDVAERLGLKVEDVTVHVTLLGGGFGRKSKPDFAIEAALLSKEMGGAPVKLLWTREDDIRHGYYHTVSVERIDAGLDDKGKAVAWRHRSVAPTITSIFMPDTKHQGPFELGMGLVDVPFDIPNLRCENGEAEAHARIGWFRSVSNIPHAFAIQSFAAELAAASGKDQKDYLLELLGPPRVAALESLDTLWNYGESTKVYPVDVGRLRHVVELVAEKSGWGRQLPKGHGLGIAAHRSFVTYVATVVETVVAEDGTLTIPRVDVAVDCGNVVNPERVRAQMEGACIMGLSLALSSEISFKEGRVVQGNFDDYQVARIDQAPREINVHIVPSNWDLAPGGVGEPGLPPFAPALTNAIFAATGKRIRRLPIGDQLRA, from the coding sequence ATGGCAGCCACTGGACTGTTCAATTTCAGCCGGCGCGACGTGCTCAGGGGCATCGTCGCCGGCGGGGGCCTGGTGCTGGCCGCGCGGTTCATGCCTTTGGGCAGCTCCGTCGCCCAGACCGCCGGTGCCTACGGCGCGGCCGCCATGCCGCACGGCACGATCAACGACCCCAACGCCTTCATCTCGATCGGCAAGGACGGCATCGTCACCATCGTCTGCCACCGCTCCGAGATGGGCCAGGGTGTCCGCACCGGCATGCCGCAGATCGTCGCCGACGAGCTGGAGGCCGACTGGGCACAGGTGCGCGTGGTCAACGCGCCGGGCGACGAGGAGCGGTTCGGCAACCAGGACACCGACGGGTCGCGGAGCACCCGGCACTTCATGCAGCCGATGCGCGAGGCCGGCGCCGCCGCCCGCATGATGCTGGAGGCGACGGCGGCCAAGCGCTGGGGCGTCGAGCCCGGCGAGGTCGAGGCGCGCAACCACGAGATCGTCCACAAGGCGTCGGGCCGCAAGCTCGGCTACGGCGAGCTGGCCGAGGAGGCCGCCTCCCTGGAGGTTCCGGCCAACGACCAGCTCCGCCTGAAGAACCCCGAGCAGTTCCGCTACATCGGCAAGGCGATGCCGCTGGCCGACGGCTTCGACATCACGGTGGGCAAGGCCCGGTACGGCTTCGACACCTGGATGGAGGGGATGAAGTACGCGGTGGTCGCCCGGCCGCCCGTGTTCGGCGGCAAGGTCGCCACGCTCGACGACGGCGCCGCGCTGAAGGTCCCGGGCGTCGAGAAGATCGTCCGGATCGAGGGCACCTCGGCGCCCGCCAAGTTCCAGCCGCTGGGCGGCGTCGCCGTGATCGCGAGGAACACCTGGGCGGCGATGAAGGGCCGCGACGCGCTCAAGATCACCTGGGAGGACGGGCCGCACGGCTCCTACGACAGCGAGGCCTTCCGCAAGCAGATGGAGGAAACGGCCCGCAAGCCCGCCAAGGTGGTGCGCGACGACGGCGACGCCGAGGCGGCGCTGGGCAAGGCGGCGAAGAGGGTCGAGGCGGAATACTACATCCCGCACCTGGCCCAGGCACCGATGGAGCCGCCGGCAGCGACGGCGCGGATCGCGGACGGCAAGTGCGAGGTCTGGGCCTGCGTCCAGGCGCCCCAGGTCACCCGCACCGACGTGGCGGAACGGCTGGGCCTGAAGGTCGAGGACGTGACCGTGCATGTCACGCTGCTCGGCGGGGGCTTCGGCCGCAAGTCCAAGCCGGACTTCGCGATCGAGGCGGCGCTCCTGTCCAAGGAGATGGGCGGCGCCCCGGTCAAGCTGCTGTGGACCCGCGAGGACGACATCCGGCACGGCTACTACCACACCGTCTCGGTCGAGCGGATCGACGCCGGGCTGGACGACAAGGGCAAGGCGGTGGCCTGGCGGCACCGCAGCGTGGCGCCGACCATCACCTCCATCTTCATGCCGGACACCAAGCACCAGGGTCCGTTCGAGCTGGGCATGGGGCTGGTGGACGTGCCGTTCGACATCCCCAACCTGCGCTGCGAGAACGGCGAGGCCGAGGCCCATGCCCGGATCGGCTGGTTCCGGTCGGTGTCGAACATCCCGCACGCCTTCGCGATCCAGTCCTTCGCGGCCGAGCTGGCGGCGGCATCCGGCAAGGACCAGAAGGACTATCTGCTGGAGCTGCTGGGACCGCCGCGGGTGGCGGCGCTGGAATCGCTCGACACCCTGTGGAACTACGGCGAGTCGACCAAGGTCTATCCGGTCGATGTCGGCCGGCTGCGCCACGTGGTCGAACTGGTGGCGGAGAAGTCGGGCTGGGGACGCCAGCTGCCCAAGGGCCACGGCCTGGGCATCGCGGCGCACCGCAGCTTCGTGACCTATGTCGCGACGGTGGTCGAGACGGTGGTTGCCGAGGACGGCACCCTGACCATTCCCCGGGTCGACGTGGCGGTCGATTGCGGCAACGTGGTCAACCCGGAGCGGGTGCGCGCCCAGATGGAGGGGGCCTGCATCATGGGCCTCAGCCTGGCGCTGTCGAGCGAGATTTCCTTCAAGGAGGGTCGCGTGGTCCAGGGCAACTTCGACGACTATCAGGTCGCCCGGATCGACCAGGCCCCGCGGGAGATCAACGTCCACATCGTGCCGTCGAACTGGGACCTGGCGCCGGGCGGCGTCGGCGAGCCGGGCCTTCCGCCCTTCGCGCCGGCCCTGACCAACGCCATCTTCGCGGCGACCGGCAAGCGCATCCGCCGGCTGCCGATCGGCGACCAGCTCAGGGCCTGA
- a CDS encoding manganese efflux pump MntP family protein, with translation MIGATSFALAFSLSMDSFAAALGRGAAHTRPGLPEALRVGITFGACQLLMSVVGWAVGASFAETVQGVDHWIAFALLLLIGGSMVRNALAAESDDGAAAKRSGWLSLLATGVATSIDASAVGVGLAMADLDIVVTATVVGLVTFLMGFGGVMLGHAAGPLLGRRAELIGGVGLIGIGTKILLEHLKS, from the coding sequence ATGATCGGCGCCACGTCCTTCGCGCTCGCCTTCAGCCTGTCCATGGACTCCTTCGCCGCGGCATTGGGTCGCGGCGCCGCCCATACGCGCCCCGGCCTGCCGGAGGCGTTGCGCGTGGGGATCACCTTCGGCGCGTGCCAGCTGCTGATGTCGGTGGTCGGCTGGGCGGTCGGCGCGTCCTTCGCCGAGACGGTCCAGGGCGTCGACCACTGGATCGCCTTCGCGCTGCTGCTGCTCATCGGCGGCAGCATGGTCCGCAACGCCCTGGCCGCGGAATCGGACGACGGCGCCGCGGCGAAGCGCTCCGGCTGGCTGTCGCTGCTGGCGACCGGCGTGGCGACCAGCATCGACGCCAGCGCGGTCGGCGTCGGCCTCGCCATGGCCGACCTGGACATCGTCGTGACGGCGACGGTGGTGGGACTGGTGACTTTCCTGATGGGGTTCGGCGGAGTCATGCTGGGCCACGCGGCCGGTCCGCTGCTCGGGCGCCGCGCCGAACTGATCGGAGGGGTTGGCCTGATCGGCATCGGCACCAAGATCCTACTCGAACATCTGAAGTCGTGA